The following proteins are co-located in the Haloplanus sp. HW8-1 genome:
- a CDS encoding acetone carboxylase subunit gamma: MTTNEIETRRIDMYLNLVDENGDRRIECRECGARICDGSEEWLENVPIRKREISGRLEEFGIWVKEREADERIELHERYCPNCAIQLGAQVTVAGEDRPLQVDPDFL; encoded by the coding sequence ATGACCACGAACGAGATCGAGACGAGACGCATCGACATGTACCTGAACCTCGTTGACGAGAACGGCGACCGGCGCATCGAGTGCCGGGAGTGCGGTGCGAGGATCTGTGACGGGAGCGAGGAGTGGCTCGAGAACGTCCCGATTCGCAAACGCGAGATCTCCGGACGCCTAGAGGAGTTCGGTATCTGGGTGAAAGAGCGCGAAGCCGACGAACGGATCGAACTCCACGAGCGCTACTGCCCGAACTGCGCGATCCAGCTCGGGGCACAGGTAACCGTCGCGGGAGAGGACCGACCGCTTCAGGTCGATCCCGACTTCCTCTGA
- a CDS encoding hydantoinase B/oxoprolinase family protein — translation MTHETNSDAESAYDPTTVEVLRMRFDNTVQEMGATLKNTSGSPILTEAQDFSVALLDHEAQLTSYVGYVVAHIGPSRVSLERILEKYSKAEIQPGDAFIDNDPHDSGALHKSDVGVLTPVFYDGEIVNWLWSEAHVFDVGGIAPGSFSPQVIDTYGEGFKIPALKILEEGEINEMVKQMIQSNSRLPVRVFNDIKSLIAGNNVARERIHDIIDDYGIETYRDYAGHIQSLSERAVRRRIEDIADGTYTVVDWSQHDGHENRLYRIQCELRVDGDELTVDFSGTDPEAPGVINAGQGALIGCVWSVLTQLLCWDIYFNSGCMEPVTITAPEGSVVNASRTAGVGYAHMDAGIKAADALTTAFSQALRASEDEALQERAMGEMNDTWSIETWGGTDQYGAPFAWLNMDGGGMGGGAQTSVDGLDVAGLITQVGNAIPDIEWKEQSYPALHLWRRLEPNSGGPGKRRGGRGLDFAWTMWDTPDDEFTGAICYTSNEIPNRGHGGGMPGTPARIYLERDTNVAERLADDVYPTPETIEGETEFPAPKEAPVSLETGDVVRHYTGGGAGLGDPITRDPDLVAKEVRDGWLDPDVAERAYGVVLDEDGALDEDATERRRDRIRTERLEEAED, via the coding sequence ATGACACACGAAACGAACTCCGACGCCGAATCGGCCTACGACCCAACGACGGTGGAGGTGCTCCGGATGCGGTTCGACAACACCGTCCAAGAGATGGGAGCGACGCTGAAGAACACGTCCGGGTCGCCGATCCTCACCGAAGCCCAGGACTTCTCGGTGGCGTTGCTCGACCACGAGGCACAACTCACCTCGTACGTCGGCTACGTCGTCGCCCACATCGGCCCGTCGCGGGTCTCGCTGGAACGCATCCTCGAGAAGTACTCGAAAGCGGAGATACAGCCGGGAGACGCGTTCATCGACAACGACCCACACGACAGTGGCGCGCTCCACAAGAGCGACGTCGGGGTGTTGACCCCCGTGTTCTACGACGGCGAGATCGTCAACTGGCTCTGGTCCGAGGCACACGTCTTCGACGTTGGCGGCATCGCCCCGGGGAGTTTCTCCCCACAGGTCATCGACACCTACGGTGAGGGGTTCAAGATACCCGCGCTGAAGATCCTCGAGGAGGGCGAGATCAACGAGATGGTAAAGCAGATGATTCAGAGCAACTCCCGGTTGCCCGTCCGGGTGTTCAACGACATCAAGAGCCTCATCGCCGGAAACAACGTCGCACGCGAGCGCATCCACGACATCATCGACGACTACGGCATCGAGACGTATCGCGACTACGCCGGACACATCCAGTCGCTCTCCGAGCGCGCCGTCCGTCGCCGAATCGAGGACATCGCCGACGGCACCTACACCGTGGTCGACTGGTCCCAGCACGACGGCCACGAGAACCGCCTCTATCGCATCCAGTGCGAACTCCGTGTCGACGGCGACGAGTTGACCGTCGACTTCTCGGGGACCGATCCGGAGGCACCGGGGGTCATCAACGCCGGCCAGGGGGCGCTGATCGGCTGTGTCTGGTCGGTCCTCACCCAGTTGCTCTGCTGGGACATTTACTTCAACTCGGGCTGTATGGAGCCGGTGACCATCACTGCCCCGGAGGGGTCTGTGGTGAATGCGAGCCGGACGGCTGGCGTCGGGTACGCCCACATGGATGCCGGTATCAAGGCTGCAGACGCGCTCACGACGGCGTTCTCGCAGGCGCTCCGGGCCAGCGAGGACGAGGCACTCCAGGAGCGGGCGATGGGCGAGATGAACGACACGTGGTCCATCGAGACCTGGGGCGGGACCGACCAGTACGGGGCGCCGTTCGCCTGGCTCAACATGGACGGCGGCGGCATGGGCGGTGGTGCACAGACGTCCGTCGACGGCCTCGACGTCGCGGGACTGATCACGCAGGTCGGCAACGCGATTCCGGACATCGAGTGGAAAGAGCAATCGTATCCCGCCTTGCACCTCTGGCGCCGTCTCGAACCCAACAGCGGCGGTCCCGGGAAACGACGGGGGGGACGCGGTCTCGACTTCGCTTGGACCATGTGGGATACCCCCGACGACGAGTTCACCGGCGCGATCTGCTACACCTCGAACGAGATCCCGAATCGAGGTCACGGTGGCGGGATGCCAGGGACCCCTGCCCGCATCTACCTCGAGCGAGACACGAACGTCGCCGAGCGACTGGCCGACGACGTGTATCCGACCCCGGAGACGATCGAGGGGGAGACGGAGTTCCCGGCCCCCAAGGAGGCGCCGGTGAGCCTCGAGACGGGCGACGTGGTCCGTCACTACACCGGCGGTGGGGCCGGCCTCGGCGACCCCATCACGCGCGACCCCGACCTCGTCGCCAAGGAGGTCCGCGACGGTTGGCTCGACCCCGACGTCGCCGAACGGGCCTACGGCGTCGTCCTCGACGAGGACGGCGCCCTCGACGAGGACGCCACCGAACGCCGGCGCGACCGCATCAGAACCGAACGGCTCGAAGAGGCCGAGGACTGA
- a CDS encoding lipocalin family protein produces the protein MSDGEYNVDPDDDRVHRDSVADEEELWENHGWLFRGADGDHEFMLWDALYLLKGAPGGQFAVDEVCFPQTIFVHGEFPPDERDRMHDNDFTVAGTHFHEYFSPEAMETEESDEEVRWRIGDREHVSRPPVWHNTGEQAGVDVDLTFEATGPAFWADEDLEQINGFEQTATAEGTIAVDGETYSPEGFGQHEKFHFVDPDMLEDSFGRGDWVGGEWWRWHTGFQDDIQVFLTIEPNSESAIGRVLADGEVYSFGYDDVTFHDVAYWDDPRSGIRIPVEWHVNMQSDRAVVDYTASAYARAYYLWDYLNTGYNVLYWQMADAEGLFVPDDGPERELDMSYMGHTKRPFYRFGRNDRTKQ, from the coding sequence ATGTCCGATGGAGAGTACAACGTCGATCCCGACGACGACCGCGTGCACCGCGATTCCGTCGCCGACGAGGAGGAACTGTGGGAGAACCACGGCTGGCTGTTCCGGGGCGCCGACGGCGACCACGAGTTCATGCTCTGGGACGCGCTCTACCTCCTCAAAGGCGCACCCGGCGGACAGTTCGCGGTCGACGAGGTCTGTTTTCCGCAGACGATCTTCGTTCACGGGGAGTTTCCGCCGGACGAACGCGATCGGATGCACGACAACGACTTCACCGTCGCCGGCACACACTTCCACGAGTACTTCTCGCCCGAGGCCATGGAGACCGAAGAGAGCGACGAAGAGGTCCGCTGGCGCATCGGCGACCGCGAGCACGTCAGCCGACCGCCGGTCTGGCACAACACCGGCGAGCAGGCCGGCGTCGACGTGGACTTGACCTTCGAGGCGACCGGTCCGGCGTTCTGGGCCGACGAGGACCTCGAACAGATCAACGGCTTCGAGCAGACGGCGACCGCCGAGGGCACGATCGCGGTAGACGGTGAGACGTACTCTCCGGAGGGGTTCGGTCAGCACGAGAAGTTCCACTTCGTCGACCCGGACATGCTCGAGGACTCGTTTGGGCGCGGGGACTGGGTGGGCGGCGAGTGGTGGCGCTGGCACACCGGATTCCAGGACGACATTCAGGTCTTTCTCACCATCGAACCGAACTCGGAGAGCGCCATCGGTCGCGTCCTCGCCGACGGCGAGGTGTACAGCTTCGGCTACGACGACGTCACGTTCCACGACGTCGCCTACTGGGACGACCCGCGAAGCGGCATCCGCATCCCCGTCGAGTGGCACGTGAACATGCAGTCCGACCGGGCCGTCGTCGACTACACCGCCAGCGCCTACGCGCGGGCGTACTACCTCTGGGACTACCTGAACACGGGCTACAACGTCCTCTACTGGCAGATGGCCGACGCGGAGGGCCTCTTCGTCCCCGACGACGGGCCCGAACGCGAACTCGACATGTCCTACATGGGACACACGAAGCGGCCGTTCTACCGGTTCGGAAGGAACGACCGGACGAAGCAGTGA
- a CDS encoding NAD(P)-dependent oxidoreductase yields MINEVFKDDINTNHVAARDDDQVNDVLRRERGVFAGVGERPTLVVVHSTVRPETCLEAAEDAPAATQVVDALVSGMRVDAVTGDLSLIVGGETDLVEHCRPAFETMGNAVFHVGALGAGRAGKRSNNLVSLSNVMTTAEGVRLGAAYGIDRETLLALFRENTADSWVVDNWAFISEEWGDTHPTGYEGAADIVSKDLQLVLELARAQGCDSPGAAVASQRPALLREFARTDE; encoded by the coding sequence ATAATCAATGAAGTATTCAAAGATGATATCAACACGAACCACGTCGCCGCGCGCGACGACGACCAGGTGAACGACGTGCTCCGGAGGGAACGGGGAGTGTTCGCCGGCGTTGGAGAGCGACCGACGCTCGTCGTCGTCCACAGCACCGTCCGACCGGAGACGTGTCTCGAGGCCGCCGAGGATGCGCCCGCGGCTACGCAAGTCGTCGACGCCCTCGTCAGCGGGATGCGCGTCGACGCAGTCACCGGTGACCTCTCGTTGATCGTTGGGGGCGAGACCGACCTCGTCGAGCACTGCCGGCCGGCCTTCGAGACGATGGGGAACGCGGTGTTCCACGTGGGGGCACTCGGCGCCGGACGGGCGGGGAAACGCTCGAACAACCTCGTCAGCCTCTCGAACGTCATGACGACCGCCGAGGGGGTCCGTCTGGGCGCGGCCTACGGCATCGACCGCGAGACACTGCTGGCGTTGTTCCGAGAGAACACGGCCGATAGCTGGGTGGTAGACAACTGGGCGTTCATCAGCGAGGAGTGGGGCGACACGCACCCGACCGGATACGAGGGCGCCGCCGACATCGTGAGCAAGGACCTCCAGCTCGTGCTGGAACTTGCACGCGCCCAGGGCTGTGACTCCCCCGGAGCCGCCGTCGCCTCCCAGCGCCCGGCGTTGTTGCGCGAATTCGCGAGAACGGACGAGTGA
- a CDS encoding D-2-hydroxyacid dehydrogenase: protein MTRPADVVVFRRGTEGLLPAAYAEEIRERLPDWNVELARTPREEREFLADARVATGISITEEQVVGADDLELFVVASSGTDHLPVDALRENDVLVANASGIHAPGIAEQVLGYLLSFARRIHRGIRQQADNEWRHYQATELKGSTVTVVGLGSIGRAVVDRLDGFGVDTIGVRYTPEKDGPTDEVVGFDEDSLHAAFARTDYLVLCSPLTPVTRRLIGREEIETLGPDAVVVNVGRGPLIDTDDLVYALQAGDIGGAALDVTDPEPLPNDHPLWDLDNVILTPHMGGHTPQHWPRLAEVLASNVRSMDAGADRDEFVNLVQW, encoded by the coding sequence ATGACGCGCCCGGCTGACGTGGTCGTCTTTCGGCGGGGCACGGAGGGTCTCCTGCCGGCGGCGTACGCCGAGGAGATTCGGGAGCGCCTTCCGGACTGGAACGTCGAACTCGCGCGAACTCCTCGCGAGGAGCGCGAGTTCCTCGCCGACGCGCGCGTCGCGACGGGCATATCGATCACCGAGGAACAGGTCGTCGGCGCCGATGACCTCGAGTTGTTCGTCGTCGCCTCGTCGGGGACGGATCACCTCCCGGTCGACGCCCTCCGAGAGAACGACGTCCTCGTTGCGAACGCGTCCGGCATTCACGCACCGGGGATCGCCGAACAGGTCCTCGGCTATCTCCTCTCCTTTGCCCGTCGGATCCACCGCGGGATCCGCCAGCAGGCCGACAACGAGTGGCGCCACTACCAGGCGACGGAACTCAAGGGGTCGACCGTTACCGTCGTGGGTCTCGGGTCGATCGGACGGGCGGTCGTCGACCGCCTCGACGGGTTCGGCGTGGACACGATCGGCGTCCGCTACACGCCCGAGAAGGACGGGCCGACCGACGAGGTCGTCGGGTTCGACGAGGACTCGCTCCACGCCGCGTTCGCGCGGACGGACTATCTCGTCCTCTGCTCGCCGCTCACCCCCGTGACGAGGCGGCTGATCGGCCGCGAGGAGATCGAGACGCTCGGCCCGGACGCAGTGGTTGTGAACGTGGGGCGCGGTCCCCTGATCGACACCGACGACCTCGTATACGCGCTGCAAGCGGGTGATATCGGCGGGGCCGCACTCGACGTGACCGATCCCGAACCGCTCCCGAACGACCACCCGCTCTGGGACCTCGATAACGTGATTCTGACGCCGCACATGGGCGGACATACGCCACAGCACTGGCCCCGACTCGCCGAGGTTCTCGCCAGCAACGTGCGGAGCATGGACGCGGGTGCCGACAGGGACGAGTTCGTCAACCTCGTGCAGTGGTAG
- a CDS encoding cupin domain-containing protein, with product MEVVDHDDAETYEPDEGWERRALAGSEQFSFEWFTKPPGHASPMHDHENEQVCIVLEGELTLHAEDGSSVTLGPYDSAWLEPWESHAVENTGDEMAVGLDVFAPGRSFDFWTDREDEE from the coding sequence ATGGAAGTCGTAGATCACGACGATGCGGAGACGTACGAACCCGACGAGGGGTGGGAGCGCCGCGCCCTCGCCGGTAGCGAACAGTTCTCGTTCGAGTGGTTCACGAAACCTCCGGGACACGCCTCCCCGATGCACGATCACGAGAACGAACAGGTGTGTATCGTCCTCGAGGGCGAACTCACCCTCCACGCCGAGGACGGGTCGTCGGTGACACTGGGACCGTACGATTCGGCCTGGCTCGAACCGTGGGAGTCCCACGCGGTCGAGAACACGGGCGACGAGATGGCGGTCGGCCTCGACGTGTTCGCACCCGGCCGATCGTTCGACTTCTGGACGGATCGGGAGGACGAGGAGTAG
- a CDS encoding M20/M25/M40 family metallo-hydrolase: protein MASEPIELLKALVCIESHESVDEIRDYLVDTVENASIHEESGCVVARKGATDGTPHVFLNSHMDVVTPHVPLREEDGVVYGRGSCDAKASLVTMIRAFERVDPTDGTVTLVVSPDEETYSEGLYDFLALEGEHGDMAINGEPTGLDVCNAARGSLKYIAEFSGSAAHAGTRESGQSAVSCAAEAVRRLESMDQMEDEYLGRTSQTVSWLTGGLVGELTSQVPERVRLFVNRWSVPPETPDDFMAKMEAELADLDCETTVRYPYRPNRFLESYHLDADEPVIQEMVSAVETVTGSTPAVKPFSVAAESSFFQRYMPVAVFGPGRIADEEGPIAHSEREYIETDEVETAVDVVERFLTRTV from the coding sequence ATGGCGAGTGAGCCAATCGAGCTGTTGAAAGCACTGGTCTGCATCGAGAGTCACGAGTCGGTCGACGAGATCCGCGACTACCTGGTCGACACCGTCGAGAACGCGTCGATCCACGAGGAATCGGGGTGTGTCGTGGCGCGGAAGGGGGCGACGGACGGCACGCCACACGTCTTCCTCAACTCGCATATGGACGTCGTGACGCCGCACGTTCCGCTCCGCGAGGAGGACGGCGTCGTCTACGGACGGGGGTCGTGTGACGCGAAGGCCAGTCTCGTGACGATGATCCGTGCGTTCGAACGCGTCGACCCCACGGACGGGACGGTCACGCTCGTCGTCTCGCCCGACGAGGAGACGTACTCTGAGGGACTCTACGACTTCCTCGCCCTCGAAGGCGAGCACGGGGATATGGCGATCAACGGCGAACCTACCGGGCTCGACGTCTGCAACGCCGCTCGCGGCAGTCTGAAGTACATCGCCGAGTTCTCGGGCAGCGCCGCCCACGCCGGAACGCGTGAGAGCGGCCAGTCGGCGGTATCCTGTGCCGCGGAGGCGGTCAGGCGGCTGGAGTCGATGGACCAGATGGAAGACGAGTATCTCGGGCGGACGAGTCAGACGGTGTCGTGGCTCACCGGCGGGCTGGTCGGCGAGCTGACGAGCCAGGTTCCGGAGCGCGTCCGCCTGTTCGTGAACCGCTGGAGCGTTCCGCCCGAGACGCCGGACGACTTCATGGCGAAGATGGAGGCGGAACTCGCCGACCTCGACTGTGAGACTACGGTTCGGTATCCGTACCGGCCGAATCGGTTCCTCGAGAGCTACCACCTCGACGCGGACGAACCGGTGATCCAGGAGATGGTGTCCGCCGTGGAGACCGTGACCGGGTCGACGCCGGCGGTCAAGCCCTTCTCCGTCGCGGCCGAATCGTCGTTCTTCCAGCGGTACATGCCGGTCGCCGTGTTCGGTCCCGGCAGGATCGCCGACGAGGAGGGGCCGATCGCCCATTCGGAGCGCGAGTACATCGAGACCGACGAGGTCGAAACCGCGGTTGACGTCGTCGAACGGTTCCTCACCCGGACCGTCTGA
- a CDS encoding DUF2848 family protein produces MVTLNVYGEVVTIAVDRVVNAGYSGRDEDAVQAHIDELVEDGIPAPERVPTTYELAPNVLRSDPGTIGVVGDDTSGETEFGLLVTRDDAYVVAASDQTDRTLERESIQKAKRIAPNVISARAWRLADVRDHWDDIEIRAWNTVDGDRELYQESTLGAIREPEALCDVVRERYGDPLDGTAVLSGTVATVGGELSPGSAFEVELVDPIEERSLSVSYGVETL; encoded by the coding sequence ATGGTAACCCTCAACGTGTACGGTGAAGTCGTGACGATCGCCGTCGATCGCGTGGTCAACGCGGGGTACAGCGGCCGGGACGAGGACGCGGTCCAGGCCCACATCGACGAACTCGTCGAGGACGGCATCCCCGCCCCCGAACGCGTGCCGACGACCTACGAACTCGCGCCGAACGTCCTCCGTTCCGACCCCGGAACGATCGGCGTGGTCGGGGACGACACCTCGGGCGAGACCGAGTTCGGCCTGCTCGTCACCCGGGACGACGCCTACGTCGTCGCCGCCAGCGACCAGACCGATCGGACGCTGGAGCGAGAGAGCATCCAGAAGGCGAAACGGATCGCCCCGAACGTGATTTCGGCGCGGGCCTGGCGACTCGCCGACGTCCGCGACCACTGGGACGACATCGAGATTCGGGCGTGGAACACCGTCGACGGCGACCGGGAACTGTACCAGGAGTCGACGCTCGGCGCCATCCGCGAACCGGAGGCGCTGTGTGACGTCGTCCGCGAACGCTACGGGGACCCGCTCGACGGCACCGCGGTCCTCTCGGGGACCGTCGCGACGGTCGGTGGGGAACTCTCCCCCGGGTCGGCGTTCGAAGTGGAACTCGTCGATCCGATCGAGGAGCGGTCGCTGTCGGTGAGTTACGGCGTCGAGACGCTCTGA
- a CDS encoding amidase, giving the protein MSRFSSVSEQEVTELAASLDLSCTPEEALAAVDRIDALSDIYASLENSPGGGVASDGADGEVFETTPWRPEADENPYNEWITRFRLERPDAAGPLDDLDVAVKDNMCVRGVEMTCGSRALEGFVPGDHAAVVHALLDAGATVVGKTNMDEFAFGPTSETSAFGPTANPVDTDHVAGGSSSGSAAAVAAGEVDLALGSDTGGSVRIPASYCGIVGIKPTYGLASLVGVAEMSYSMDHVGPLARDVETAARGLDVITDAHPSVDGPFGDDPGTDLSELVVGVEERFFETYVTDEVERAVRDAIAALAAAGAEIRSVDVPTLEYSREAWWGIAPAEFAAAYATNMSGLWRTGPVDPSVVAGVAGIRGSASRDLGANVKEMLVLGGHVNRTHDGYHYVRGRNLRAALKREFDAALGAVDVLVTPTTPTTALEIGGFDRGTTPPVNWDTHPTNLTGHPSISVPCADVDDLPVGLQFVGSWYDDATVVDVAAAYESAT; this is encoded by the coding sequence ATGAGTCGATTCAGTTCGGTTTCGGAACAGGAAGTCACGGAACTCGCGGCGTCACTCGATCTCAGCTGTACGCCCGAGGAGGCGCTCGCCGCCGTCGACCGCATCGACGCCCTCTCGGACATCTACGCGTCGCTCGAGAACTCCCCGGGCGGGGGGGTTGCGAGTGACGGGGCCGACGGCGAGGTGTTCGAGACGACCCCGTGGCGTCCCGAGGCCGACGAGAACCCCTACAACGAGTGGATCACGCGGTTCCGACTGGAACGACCCGACGCGGCGGGACCGCTCGACGACCTCGACGTCGCGGTGAAGGACAACATGTGCGTTCGCGGGGTGGAGATGACCTGTGGATCGCGCGCGCTCGAGGGGTTCGTTCCGGGCGACCACGCGGCCGTGGTGCACGCCCTGCTCGACGCGGGGGCGACGGTCGTCGGCAAGACGAACATGGACGAGTTCGCGTTCGGCCCCACCTCGGAGACGAGCGCGTTCGGACCGACGGCGAATCCGGTGGACACCGACCACGTGGCGGGCGGTTCCTCCAGCGGGAGCGCGGCCGCCGTCGCCGCCGGCGAGGTCGACCTCGCACTCGGCTCGGACACGGGGGGGAGCGTTCGGATTCCGGCGAGCTACTGTGGGATCGTCGGCATCAAGCCGACCTACGGACTCGCGTCGCTCGTCGGCGTCGCGGAGATGTCGTACTCCATGGACCACGTCGGCCCGCTCGCGCGGGACGTCGAGACTGCCGCCCGGGGGCTCGACGTCATCACCGACGCCCACCCGAGCGTCGACGGCCCGTTCGGCGACGATCCCGGAACCGACCTCTCCGAACTCGTCGTCGGCGTCGAGGAGCGGTTCTTCGAGACGTACGTCACCGACGAAGTCGAGCGGGCCGTCCGGGACGCCATCGCCGCGCTGGCGGCTGCGGGGGCCGAGATACGGAGCGTCGACGTGCCGACGCTGGAGTACTCCCGCGAGGCGTGGTGGGGCATCGCCCCGGCGGAGTTCGCCGCGGCGTACGCGACGAACATGTCCGGCCTCTGGCGGACCGGCCCCGTCGATCCGAGCGTCGTGGCGGGCGTCGCCGGCATTCGGGGGTCGGCCAGCCGTGACCTCGGCGCCAACGTCAAGGAGATGCTCGTGCTCGGCGGACACGTCAACCGGACCCACGACGGATACCACTACGTTCGTGGCCGGAACCTCCGGGCCGCGCTCAAACGGGAGTTCGACGCCGCCCTCGGGGCGGTGGACGTCCTCGTCACGCCCACGACGCCGACGACCGCGCTCGAAATCGGCGGATTCGACCGCGGAACGACGCCGCCGGTCAACTGGGATACGCATCCGACCAACCTCACCGGCCATCCGAGCATCAGCGTCCCGTGTGCGGACGTCGACGACCTGCCGGTCGGCCTGCAGTTCGTCGGCTCGTGGTACGACGACGCGACGGTCGTCGACGTCGCTGCCGCGTACGAGTCGGCGACGTAG
- a CDS encoding IclR family transcriptional regulator, with protein MTEIAEEVGRSKATVHHHLSTLTDHGYLVTDDGTYEPSLQFFEIGQRILQHKDVYQAGTGPLRELAEETGEVANLMVEENGKGIYVAIEEGAEAINLDTSVGSEQYLHTCALGKAILAHLPSSRRDEIVDRWQLPAETPRTVTDRDRLEDVLADVRERGVAFDGEERAANVRCVAAPITTNEGTVLGAVSVSGPASRMKDDRLESTLVDQVENTATVIALNATYR; from the coding sequence GTGACGGAGATCGCCGAGGAGGTGGGTCGGAGCAAGGCGACCGTCCACCACCACCTGAGTACCCTGACCGACCACGGCTACCTCGTCACCGACGACGGGACGTACGAGCCGAGCCTCCAGTTTTTCGAAATCGGACAGCGAATCCTCCAGCACAAGGACGTCTACCAGGCCGGAACCGGCCCGCTCCGAGAACTCGCGGAGGAGACCGGCGAAGTGGCGAATCTGATGGTCGAAGAGAACGGGAAGGGGATCTACGTCGCCATCGAAGAGGGAGCGGAGGCGATCAATCTCGACACGTCGGTCGGGAGCGAACAGTATCTCCACACGTGCGCGCTCGGCAAGGCGATCCTCGCGCACCTGCCCTCGAGTCGGCGTGACGAAATCGTCGACCGGTGGCAACTGCCGGCGGAGACGCCCCGAACGGTGACCGACCGGGATCGACTCGAGGACGTCCTCGCGGACGTCAGGGAGCGTGGCGTCGCGTTCGACGGGGAGGAACGCGCCGCCAACGTCCGCTGTGTCGCGGCTCCGATCACGACGAACGAGGGCACCGTCCTCGGCGCGGTCAGCGTCTCCGGACCGGCGAGCCGGATGAAAGACGACCGCCTGGAGTCCACGCTCGTCGATCAGGTGGAAAACACCGCGACCGTGATCGCTCTGAACGCCACGTACCGCTGA
- a CDS encoding CBS domain-containing protein — protein MRGIRIGSAFGIPIKLDLTFLLVLPLFAWLIGSDVGNLVGVLNGVFGAAMPADALTAGSLRWILGAAAATGLFVCVLLHEFGHSLVAMRYGYQIDSITLWLFGGVARFTEMPEDWKQEFTIAVAGPLVSVALGVVSYVGFLVVPGRLPAVQFVLAYLALTNVALAVFNMLPGFPMDGGRVLRALLARTRPHAQATQIAAEVGKLFAVVLAIVGIFANLFLVALAFFIYIGASSEAQQTVMRAAFEGVTVGDIMTPAGELDTVTADTSLATLTDRMFRERHTGYPVLRQGRLVGMVTLDDAREVREVERDAYRVEDVMATELVTITPETEAMDAISTMQQEGVGRLPVVDDAGELVGLISRSDLVTAFNIIRTGGAATGTGTGIGRLSNGADFLRR, from the coding sequence ATGCGCGGGATACGTATCGGGAGCGCGTTCGGTATTCCGATCAAACTCGATCTGACCTTTCTGCTCGTCTTGCCCCTGTTCGCGTGGCTGATCGGGTCGGACGTGGGGAATCTAGTCGGCGTCCTGAACGGTGTCTTCGGCGCCGCGATGCCCGCCGACGCCCTCACCGCGGGATCGCTGCGGTGGATCCTCGGAGCGGCGGCGGCCACCGGCCTGTTCGTCTGTGTCCTGCTCCACGAGTTCGGCCACTCCCTGGTCGCCATGCGCTACGGCTACCAGATCGACTCGATCACCCTCTGGCTGTTCGGCGGCGTCGCCCGATTCACGGAGATGCCCGAGGACTGGAAACAGGAGTTCACCATCGCCGTCGCCGGCCCGCTGGTCAGCGTCGCCCTCGGTGTCGTGTCGTACGTCGGCTTCCTCGTCGTGCCCGGACGCCTCCCGGCCGTCCAGTTCGTCCTCGCCTACCTCGCCCTGACGAACGTCGCGCTGGCCGTCTTCAACATGCTTCCGGGCTTCCCGATGGACGGCGGCCGCGTCCTCCGGGCGCTGCTCGCCCGAACCCGCCCGCACGCCCAGGCGACACAGATCGCCGCGGAAGTGGGTAAACTGTTCGCCGTCGTCCTCGCCATCGTCGGTATCTTCGCCAACCTGTTTCTGGTCGCACTCGCCTTCTTTATCTACATCGGCGCGTCGAGCGAGGCCCAGCAGACGGTGATGCGGGCGGCGTTCGAGGGCGTGACCGTCGGCGACATCATGACGCCGGCGGGCGAACTCGACACCGTCACCGCCGACACCTCACTGGCGACGCTCACCGACCGGATGTTCCGTGAACGCCACACGGGCTACCCGGTCCTTCGTCAGGGGCGTCTCGTCGGAATGGTCACCCTCGACGACGCCCGCGAGGTGCGCGAGGTGGAGCGCGACGCCTACCGCGTCGAGGACGTGATGGCCACGGAGTTGGTGACGATCACGCCGGAGACCGAGGCCATGGACGCCATCTCGACGATGCAACAGGAGGGCGTCGGCCGCCTGCCCGTCGTCGACGACGCCGGCGAACTCGTCGGCCTCATCTCCCGTTCCGACCTGGTGACGGCGTTCAACATCATCCGGACCGGCGGCGCGGCGACCGGCACTGGCACCGGGATCGGACGCCTGTCGAACGGCGCCGACTTTCTTCGCCGGTAG